One genomic segment of Pseudonocardia sp. T1-2H includes these proteins:
- the murG gene encoding undecaprenyldiphospho-muramoylpentapeptide beta-N-acetylglucosaminyltransferase, with protein sequence MSAPKPLSVVVAGGGTAGHIEPALAFADAVRRLRPDATVTALGTEKGLDTRLIPARGYKLELIPPVPLPRKPSGDLLRLPSKIKGAVSRVREVLGQVEADVVVGFGGYVALPAYLGARGRVPIVVHEANARAGLANKVGARFAAAVVAAVPGSGLPDAQVVGIPLRHAVTSLDRTALRPEARARFGLPPSAPVLLVFGGSQGARSLNSAVAQALPGLVHHGIAVLHAHGPTGTPAAAAPGYVPVPYIEDMHLAYAAADAVLCRSGAMTVAEVSAVGLPAVYVPLPHGNGEQALNAQPVVDAGGGTMVADADLTGDRILAELVPWFADPRRLGRMGAAARGSGHAGADEALADIVFGVVGR encoded by the coding sequence GTGAGCGCGCCGAAGCCGCTGTCCGTCGTCGTCGCCGGCGGGGGCACCGCCGGGCACATCGAGCCCGCGCTCGCCTTCGCCGACGCCGTCCGCCGGCTCCGGCCGGACGCGACGGTCACCGCGCTCGGCACCGAGAAGGGCCTGGACACCCGGCTGATCCCGGCGCGCGGCTACAAGCTCGAGCTGATCCCGCCCGTCCCGCTGCCGCGGAAGCCCTCCGGGGACCTGCTGCGGCTGCCGTCGAAGATCAAGGGCGCGGTGTCCCGGGTGCGGGAGGTGCTCGGCCAGGTCGAGGCGGACGTCGTCGTCGGCTTCGGCGGGTATGTCGCGCTGCCCGCCTACCTCGGCGCCCGCGGCCGGGTGCCGATCGTCGTGCACGAGGCCAACGCGCGCGCCGGGCTGGCGAACAAGGTCGGCGCCCGGTTCGCGGCCGCCGTCGTCGCCGCGGTGCCCGGGAGCGGGCTGCCGGACGCGCAGGTGGTCGGCATCCCGCTGCGCCACGCCGTCACGTCGCTGGACCGCACGGCGCTGCGCCCCGAGGCCCGCGCGAGGTTCGGCCTGCCGCCGAGCGCGCCGGTCCTGCTCGTCTTCGGCGGGTCACAGGGCGCGCGCTCGCTGAACTCCGCGGTCGCGCAGGCCCTGCCGGGCCTGGTGCACCACGGGATCGCGGTCCTGCACGCCCACGGGCCCACCGGCACGCCCGCGGCCGCCGCGCCCGGGTACGTCCCGGTGCCCTACATCGAGGACATGCACCTCGCCTACGCCGCCGCGGACGCGGTGCTGTGCCGCTCGGGGGCCATGACCGTCGCCGAGGTCTCCGCCGTCGGGCTGCCGGCGGTGTACGTGCCGCTGCCGCACGGCAACGGGGAGCAGGCGCTCAACGCCCAGCCGGTCGTCGACGCGGGGGGCGGCACCATGGTCGCGGACGCGGACCTCACCGGGGACCGGATCCTCGCCGAGCTGGTGCCGTGGTTCGCCGATCCCCGCCGGCTCGGCCGGATGGGCGCCGCGGCGCGCGGGTCGGGGCACGCCGGGGCCGACGAGGCACTGGCGGACATCGTGTTCGGGGTGGTCGGGAGATGA
- a CDS encoding cell division protein SepF: protein MGAMYRLKAYFGMVPAEEMDYAEDPEAFPEPRRSRRDDRWADPDDRYGDYDEYGSGRTESPEDVDGRFGTDWSRRSAREPVRSARDREPVRGSGGMSLPTPPAVRGALAVDPDSVREPAAREVLRPVERVPAAAPVPEQRDRGAAALARITTLQPRSYNEARTIGERYRDGVPVIMNLTELDDAAAKRLVDFAAGLAFALRGSIDKVTSRVFLLTPADVEVSADDARKLAERGLFRQD, encoded by the coding sequence ATGGGCGCGATGTACCGGCTCAAGGCCTACTTCGGCATGGTTCCCGCCGAGGAGATGGACTACGCCGAGGACCCCGAGGCGTTCCCGGAGCCCCGCCGTTCCCGCCGGGACGACCGTTGGGCCGATCCGGACGACCGCTACGGCGACTACGACGAGTACGGAAGCGGCCGGACGGAGTCCCCCGAGGACGTCGACGGCCGTTTCGGCACGGACTGGAGCCGCCGGTCGGCGCGCGAGCCCGTCCGGTCGGCGCGGGACCGGGAGCCCGTCCGTGGCTCCGGAGGGATGTCCCTGCCCACCCCACCGGCGGTCCGTGGCGCCCTCGCGGTCGATCCGGACTCCGTCCGCGAGCCCGCGGCCCGGGAGGTCCTCCGGCCCGTCGAGCGGGTCCCCGCGGCGGCTCCGGTCCCCGAGCAGCGGGACCGCGGCGCGGCCGCCCTGGCGCGCATCACGACGTTGCAGCCGCGCAGCTACAACGAGGCCCGGACGATCGGCGAGCGCTACCGCGACGGCGTCCCGGTGATCATGAACCTGACCGAGCTGGACGACGCCGCGGCGAAGCGCCTGGTGGACTTCGCCGCAGGTCTGGCCTTCGCGCTGCGGGGTTCGATCGACAAGGTCACGAGCCGGGTGTTCCTTCTCACCCCGGCCGACGTGGAGGTCTCCGCGGACGACGCGCGGAAGCTCGCGGAGCGGGGCCTCTTCCGTCAGGATTGA
- the ileS gene encoding isoleucine--tRNA ligase codes for MSESYPAVPAHPSFPALEREVLDFWQADDTFVASVESRPAGENGANEFVFYDGPPFANGLPHYGHLLTGYVKDVVPRYRTMRGQRVERRFGWDTHGLPAEVEAERQLGITHKSEIEEMGVAAFNEACRTSVLRYTGEWREYVTRQARWVDFDHDYKTLDLDYMESVMWAFKTLWDQGLVYSGFRVLWYCWRCETPLSATETKMDDVYRDRQDPAVTVGLRLAAEDPELNDALALVWTTTPWTLPSNLAVAVNPDVDYVLLAANGEKYVIAAARVAAYARELGEEPEVLRHYTGRELLGTSYTPPFDFFVGRKNAHVVLEADYVTTEDGTGLVHIAPAFGEEDKAVTDAAGIEAVVPVDSRGEFTVEVPPYAGQQVFDANPKIIRDLRDGSPHVQGVLLRHETYDHPYPHCWRCGNALIQRAVDSWFVQVTAFRDRMVELNERINWVPAHIKHGQFGKWLEGARDWGISRNRYWGSPIPVWQSDDPRYPRTDVYGSLDELERDFGVRPTDLHRPYVDDLTRPNPDDPTGKSTMRRVPEVLDCWFESGSMPFAQVHYPFENADWFDHHYPGDYIVEYNGQTRGWFYTLHVLATALFDRPAFENVSAHGIVLGDDGQKMSKSLRNYPDVNEVFDRDGSDAMRWFLMASPILRGGNLVVTEQGIREGVRQAILPLWNTWYFLSLYAGAAGRKGITRTDSPHVLDRYVLAKTAALVDGVTAAMEVYDIAGACEQIRDHAEVLTNWYVRRSRDRFWDGDVDAVDTLHTVLEVTARVAAPLLPLTMEVIWKGLTGGRSVHLADWPARDELPHDDALVAAMDQVRQVASSALSLRKARKLRVRLPLARLTVASADAAVLEPFADILRDEVNVREVVLTDDVASHGRFEVAVNARACGPRLGGDTQKVIRAVKAGDWTSNPDGTVTAGGIQLLEGEFTEKLVSADPASTSALPGNTGLVVLDTEVTPELAAEGTARDVVRAVQQARRDAGLDVSDRIDLVLDGPEPVLEAVRTHEKFVSGEVLATSVSYAAVPEPTSTGSVTAPDSAAAEVRVHVTRT; via the coding sequence ATGAGCGAGAGCTATCCGGCCGTCCCGGCGCACCCGTCGTTCCCGGCACTCGAGCGCGAGGTCCTGGACTTCTGGCAGGCCGACGACACGTTCGTCGCGTCCGTGGAGTCCCGGCCGGCCGGCGAGAACGGCGCCAACGAGTTCGTCTTCTACGACGGACCGCCCTTCGCCAACGGCCTCCCGCACTACGGCCACCTGCTCACCGGCTACGTCAAGGACGTCGTCCCGCGCTACCGGACGATGCGCGGGCAGCGGGTCGAGCGCCGGTTCGGCTGGGACACCCACGGCCTCCCCGCCGAGGTCGAGGCGGAACGCCAGCTCGGGATCACGCACAAGTCCGAGATCGAGGAGATGGGCGTCGCCGCGTTCAACGAGGCGTGCCGCACCTCCGTGCTGCGCTACACCGGCGAGTGGCGGGAGTACGTCACCCGCCAGGCCCGCTGGGTGGACTTCGACCACGACTACAAGACGCTCGACCTGGACTACATGGAAAGCGTCATGTGGGCCTTCAAGACGCTGTGGGACCAGGGCCTCGTCTACTCGGGCTTCCGGGTGCTCTGGTACTGCTGGCGCTGCGAGACCCCGCTGTCGGCCACCGAGACCAAGATGGACGACGTCTACCGGGACCGCCAGGACCCGGCCGTCACCGTCGGCCTGCGCCTCGCCGCGGAGGACCCGGAGCTGAACGACGCCCTCGCCCTGGTCTGGACGACGACGCCGTGGACGCTCCCGTCCAACCTCGCCGTCGCGGTGAACCCGGACGTCGACTACGTGCTGCTCGCCGCCAACGGAGAGAAGTACGTGATCGCGGCCGCCCGCGTCGCCGCCTACGCCCGTGAGCTGGGGGAGGAGCCGGAGGTCCTGCGGCACTACACCGGCCGCGAGCTCCTCGGCACCAGCTACACCCCGCCGTTCGACTTCTTCGTCGGCCGGAAGAACGCGCACGTCGTGCTCGAGGCGGACTACGTCACCACCGAGGACGGCACCGGCCTGGTGCACATCGCGCCGGCGTTCGGTGAGGAGGACAAGGCCGTCACGGACGCGGCGGGCATCGAGGCCGTCGTGCCCGTGGACTCGCGCGGCGAGTTCACCGTCGAGGTGCCGCCCTACGCCGGGCAGCAGGTCTTCGACGCCAACCCGAAGATCATCCGTGACCTCCGTGACGGGTCGCCGCACGTGCAGGGCGTTCTGCTGCGGCACGAGACCTACGACCACCCGTACCCGCACTGCTGGCGATGCGGGAACGCGCTCATCCAGCGCGCCGTCGACTCGTGGTTCGTGCAGGTCACGGCGTTCCGGGACCGGATGGTCGAGCTCAACGAGCGGATCAACTGGGTGCCCGCGCACATCAAGCACGGCCAGTTCGGCAAGTGGCTGGAGGGTGCCCGGGACTGGGGCATCTCCCGCAACCGGTACTGGGGCAGCCCGATCCCGGTGTGGCAGTCCGACGACCCGCGCTACCCGCGGACGGACGTCTACGGCTCGCTCGACGAGCTCGAGCGGGACTTCGGCGTGCGCCCGACGGACCTGCACCGGCCCTACGTCGACGACCTCACCCGTCCGAACCCGGACGACCCGACCGGGAAGTCGACCATGCGCCGGGTGCCCGAGGTGCTGGACTGCTGGTTCGAGTCCGGCTCCATGCCCTTCGCCCAGGTGCACTACCCGTTCGAGAACGCGGACTGGTTCGACCACCACTACCCGGGCGACTACATCGTCGAGTACAACGGCCAGACCCGCGGCTGGTTCTACACGCTGCACGTGCTGGCCACGGCCCTGTTCGACCGCCCGGCGTTCGAGAACGTGTCGGCCCACGGGATCGTGCTCGGGGACGACGGCCAGAAGATGTCGAAGTCGCTGCGCAACTACCCGGACGTCAACGAGGTCTTCGACCGCGACGGGTCGGACGCCATGCGGTGGTTCCTCATGGCGAGCCCGATCCTGCGCGGCGGGAACCTGGTCGTCACCGAGCAGGGCATCCGCGAGGGTGTCCGGCAGGCGATCCTGCCGCTGTGGAACACCTGGTACTTCCTGTCGCTCTACGCGGGGGCGGCCGGGCGCAAGGGCATCACGCGGACCGACTCGCCCCACGTGCTGGACCGGTACGTGCTGGCCAAGACCGCCGCGCTCGTCGACGGGGTGACCGCCGCGATGGAGGTCTACGACATCGCGGGCGCCTGCGAGCAGATCCGGGACCACGCGGAGGTGCTCACCAACTGGTACGTGCGCCGCTCGCGGGACCGCTTCTGGGACGGGGACGTCGACGCCGTCGACACGCTGCACACCGTGCTGGAGGTGACCGCGCGCGTCGCCGCGCCGCTGCTGCCGCTGACCATGGAGGTCATCTGGAAGGGACTCACCGGCGGTCGTTCCGTGCACCTCGCGGACTGGCCCGCCCGGGACGAGCTCCCGCACGACGATGCCCTGGTCGCGGCCATGGACCAGGTGCGCCAGGTCGCGTCGTCCGCGCTGTCCCTGCGCAAGGCGCGCAAGCTGCGCGTCCGGCTGCCGCTGGCCCGGCTGACCGTCGCGTCCGCGGACGCCGCGGTGCTCGAGCCGTTCGCGGACATCCTGCGGGACGAGGTGAACGTCCGCGAGGTCGTCCTGACCGACGACGTCGCGAGCCACGGCCGGTTCGAGGTCGCCGTCAACGCCAGGGCCTGCGGTCCGCGGCTCGGCGGGGACACGCAGAAGGTGATCAGGGCGGTGAAGGCCGGTGACTGGACGTCGAACCCGGACGGGACGGTGACCGCGGGCGGCATCCAGCTGCTCGAGGGCGAGTTCACCGAGAAGCTGGTGTCCGCGGACCCGGCCTCGACCAGCGCGCTGCCGGGCAATACAGGCCTGGTCGTCCTGGACACCGAGGTCACGCCGGAGCTGGCGGCCGAGGGCACGGCGCGCGACGTCGTCCGCGCGGTGCAGCAGGCCCGCCGGGACGCCGGCCTGGACGTCTCGGACCGGATCGACCTGGTCCTCGACGGCCCGGAGCCGGTGCTCGAGGCCGTCCGGACGCACGAGAAGTTCGTGTCCGGCGAGGTCCTGGCGACGTCGGTGTCCTACGCGGCCGTCCCGGAGCCGACCTCCACCGGTTCGGTCACGGCCCCGGACTCGGCTGCCGCGGAGGTCAGGGTCCACGTCACCCGCACCTGA
- the ftsZ gene encoding cell division protein FtsZ, producing the protein MTPPHNYLAVIKVVGIGGGGVNAVNRMIEVGLKGVEFIAVNTDAQALLMSDADVKLDIGRELTRGLGAGANPDVGRKAAEDHREEIEEVLKGADMVFVTAGEGGGTGTGGAPVVASIARKLGALTIGVVTRPFTFEGRRRAGQAEDGITGLRNECDTLIVIPNDRLLQLGDVGVSLMDAFRSADEVLLSGVQGITNLITTPGLINLDFADVKSVMSGAGSALMGIGSARGEGRAVQAAGKAINSPLLEASMDGAQGVLLSIAGGSDLGLFEINEAASLVQEAAHPEANIIFGTVIDDSLGDEVRITVIAAGFEGGTPTHKKLEPAAFRSGESTDGSSGVRSSPQPSSNGSGSNGTGAYSASGAAPAAPQQATTQYAAPAPQPQAPQYSSQPAPQAPSPQPHPQSPNQSGTLPPAAPVASSGSYSPPAPRVPETTQDGAGAQASRGLGEAAAPQAGLGSSAGYSSSSAPAAAKPVEDLDDDVDVPPFMRR; encoded by the coding sequence ATGACGCCCCCGCACAACTACCTGGCCGTGATCAAGGTCGTCGGCATCGGTGGCGGCGGCGTGAACGCCGTCAACCGGATGATCGAGGTCGGCCTCAAGGGGGTCGAGTTCATCGCGGTGAACACCGACGCCCAGGCCCTGCTCATGTCGGACGCCGACGTCAAGCTGGACATCGGACGCGAGCTCACCCGGGGCCTCGGCGCCGGGGCGAACCCGGACGTCGGGCGCAAGGCCGCCGAGGACCACCGCGAGGAGATCGAGGAGGTCCTCAAGGGGGCCGACATGGTCTTCGTGACCGCGGGCGAGGGCGGTGGCACCGGGACCGGTGGCGCGCCGGTCGTCGCCTCCATCGCGCGCAAGCTCGGCGCGCTCACCATCGGTGTCGTCACGCGGCCGTTCACGTTCGAGGGCCGCCGGCGCGCCGGCCAGGCCGAGGACGGGATCACCGGCCTGCGCAACGAGTGCGACACGTTGATAGTGATTCCGAACGATCGCCTCCTGCAGCTCGGTGACGTCGGCGTGTCCCTGATGGACGCGTTCCGCTCGGCGGACGAGGTCCTCCTCTCCGGTGTCCAGGGCATCACGAACCTGATCACCACCCCGGGCCTGATCAACCTCGACTTCGCGGACGTCAAGTCCGTCATGTCGGGGGCGGGCAGCGCGCTGATGGGGATCGGCAGTGCCCGTGGTGAGGGCCGGGCCGTCCAGGCGGCCGGCAAGGCGATCAACTCACCCCTCCTCGAGGCGTCCATGGACGGCGCGCAGGGCGTCCTGCTGTCGATCGCGGGCGGCTCGGACCTCGGCCTGTTCGAGATCAACGAGGCCGCGTCGCTGGTCCAGGAGGCCGCGCACCCCGAGGCCAACATCATCTTCGGCACCGTGATCGACGACTCGCTCGGCGACGAGGTCCGGATCACGGTGATCGCCGCCGGGTTCGAGGGCGGGACACCGACGCACAAGAAGCTGGAGCCCGCGGCCTTCCGGTCGGGGGAGTCGACGGACGGCTCGTCGGGCGTCCGGTCGTCCCCGCAGCCCTCGTCGAACGGCTCCGGGAGCAACGGGACCGGCGCGTACTCCGCGTCCGGCGCCGCCCCGGCGGCGCCGCAGCAGGCGACGACGCAGTACGCGGCGCCGGCCCCGCAGCCGCAGGCCCCGCAGTACTCGTCGCAGCCGGCCCCGCAGGCCCCGAGCCCGCAGCCGCACCCGCAGTCGCCGAACCAGAGCGGGACCCTGCCGCCCGCCGCCCCGGTCGCGTCGAGCGGGAGCTACTCGCCCCCGGCCCCGCGCGTCCCGGAGACGACGCAGGACGGCGCCGGCGCGCAGGCCTCGCGGGGCCTCGGTGAGGCCGCCGCCCCGCAGGCGGGCCTCGGGTCGTCCGCCGGCTACTCGTCGTCCTCGGCACCGGCCGCGGCGAAGCCGGTCGAGGACCTCGACGACGACGTCGACGTGCCGCCGTTCATGCGTCGGTGA
- the wag31 gene encoding DivIVA-like cell division protein Wag31: MPLTPADVHNVAFSKPPIGKRGYNEDEVDAFLDLVEAELARLIEENEDLREQVSELEQRLGNTQADLEEARSRPQGGGMGGQNGPPPTQQMQRAVEPPAPQRPEPQRMAPAPAMADSEPGGGDHHVQAAKVLGLAQEMADRLTAEAKNEADSMLADARTKSEQLLSDARTKSDGLVNDARSRAETMLNDARTRAETLERQSREKAATLVGDAERKQTEVIGAIQRDKSVLEKKIDELRTFEREYRTRLKTYLESQLRDLEGRGSAAPSDAGRSGTNGGYAASGYGQRAEAGS; encoded by the coding sequence ATGCCGCTGACGCCCGCTGACGTCCACAACGTCGCGTTCAGCAAGCCCCCGATCGGTAAGCGGGGGTACAACGAGGACGAGGTAGATGCATTCCTCGACCTCGTCGAGGCCGAACTCGCGAGACTGATCGAGGAGAACGAGGACCTGCGCGAGCAGGTTTCCGAGCTCGAGCAACGCCTGGGCAACACCCAGGCCGACCTCGAGGAGGCCAGGTCGCGCCCGCAGGGTGGCGGCATGGGGGGCCAGAACGGGCCCCCGCCCACGCAGCAGATGCAGCGTGCGGTCGAGCCGCCCGCCCCGCAGCGCCCGGAGCCGCAGCGCATGGCGCCCGCGCCGGCGATGGCGGACTCCGAGCCCGGAGGTGGCGACCACCACGTCCAGGCCGCGAAGGTCCTGGGCCTGGCCCAGGAGATGGCCGACCGGCTCACCGCCGAGGCCAAGAACGAGGCGGACTCGATGCTGGCGGATGCCCGCACCAAGTCCGAGCAGCTGCTCTCCGACGCCCGCACCAAGTCGGACGGCCTGGTCAACGACGCACGCTCGCGTGCCGAGACCATGCTGAACGACGCCCGCACCCGGGCGGAGACGCTCGAGCGGCAGTCGCGGGAGAAGGCGGCGACGCTGGTCGGCGACGCCGAGCGCAAGCAGACCGAGGTCATCGGTGCCATCCAGCGGGACAAGTCCGTGCTGGAGAAGAAGATCGATGAGCTCCGGACCTTCGAGCGCGAGTACCGCACCCGGCTCAAGACGTACCTGGAGTCCCAGCTCCGGGACCTCGAGGGTCGTGGTTCGGCCGCTCCGTCCGACGCCGGCCGGTCCGGCACGAACGGTGGCTACGCGGCCTCCGGCTACGGCCAGCGCGCCGAAGCCGGCAGCTGA
- the murC gene encoding UDP-N-acetylmuramate--L-alanine ligase, producing the protein MSDTDGLGKHVHLVGIGGAGMSGIARILLARGVAVSGSDAKDSRTVLALRALGAVIEVGHAAANLDLLGGPPTVVVSTAIRESNPELAAARERGLTVVHRAEALAALTDGRRVAAIAGTHGKTSTTSMLTVGLQHCGLDPSFAIGGDLTASGSGAHHGAGEAFVVEADESDGSFTAFAPSVAVVTNVEPDHLDHHGDEATYRAVFEAFIGRITPGGVLVTCADDPGAEELARSAEARGITVRRYGRSATGGSDVVLLDFRPEGSGSLARARHRGVELPVRLAVPGEHMALNALAALLAGIELGAPVDGMLAGLAAFDGVQRRFEYKGRAGGVAVYDDYAHHPTEVAATLRAAREVFGVEQGRRGRVLVAFQPHLYSRTRTFASAFGEALALADEVVVLDVYGAREDPEPGVTGKLVADHVRLPAERVHFVPGWSDVPRVLAGLARPGDLVLTMGAGDVTVLGPEVLLELERAGGTA; encoded by the coding sequence ATGAGCGACACGGACGGCCTCGGGAAACACGTCCACCTCGTCGGGATCGGCGGGGCCGGGATGAGCGGGATCGCCCGCATCCTGCTGGCGCGCGGCGTCGCCGTCTCAGGGTCGGACGCCAAGGACTCCCGCACCGTGCTCGCCCTGCGCGCCCTCGGCGCCGTCATCGAGGTCGGGCACGCCGCGGCGAACCTGGACCTGCTCGGCGGGCCGCCCACGGTCGTGGTGTCGACGGCGATCCGCGAGTCGAACCCGGAGCTGGCCGCGGCCCGCGAGCGCGGCCTCACCGTCGTGCACCGGGCCGAGGCGCTCGCGGCGCTGACGGACGGCCGCAGGGTCGCCGCGATCGCGGGCACCCACGGCAAGACCTCCACCACCTCGATGCTCACCGTCGGCCTGCAGCACTGCGGCCTGGACCCGTCGTTCGCGATCGGCGGGGACCTCACCGCCAGCGGCTCCGGCGCGCACCACGGCGCGGGCGAGGCGTTCGTCGTCGAGGCGGACGAGAGCGACGGGTCGTTCACCGCGTTCGCGCCGTCCGTCGCCGTCGTCACCAACGTGGAGCCGGACCACCTGGACCACCACGGAGACGAGGCGACCTACCGCGCCGTGTTCGAGGCCTTCATCGGCCGGATCACCCCCGGTGGCGTGCTCGTGACCTGCGCGGACGATCCCGGGGCCGAGGAGCTCGCCCGGTCCGCGGAGGCCCGCGGGATCACCGTGCGCCGCTACGGCCGCAGCGCCACCGGCGGGTCGGACGTCGTGCTGCTGGACTTCCGGCCGGAGGGCAGCGGCTCCCTTGCGCGGGCCCGGCACCGCGGCGTCGAACTGCCGGTGCGGCTCGCCGTCCCCGGCGAGCACATGGCCCTCAACGCGCTGGCCGCGCTGCTGGCGGGGATCGAGCTCGGTGCCCCGGTGGACGGGATGCTGGCGGGCCTGGCCGCGTTCGACGGCGTCCAGCGCCGCTTCGAGTACAAGGGTCGGGCCGGCGGCGTCGCGGTCTACGACGACTACGCCCACCACCCCACCGAGGTCGCGGCCACGCTGCGGGCGGCCCGCGAGGTGTTCGGCGTCGAGCAGGGCCGCCGCGGCCGGGTGCTCGTCGCGTTCCAGCCGCACCTCTACTCCCGCACGCGCACCTTCGCGAGCGCCTTCGGCGAGGCCCTGGCCCTGGCGGACGAGGTCGTGGTGCTGGACGTCTACGGCGCCCGCGAGGACCCCGAACCCGGCGTGACCGGCAAGCTCGTCGCGGACCACGTCCGGCTCCCGGCCGAGCGCGTGCACTTCGTGCCGGGCTGGTCGGACGTCCCGCGCGTGCTGGCCGGGCTGGCCCGCCCGGGTGACCTGGTGCTCACCATGGGCGCGGGCGACGTGACGGTGCTCGGGCCGGAGGTCCTGCTCGAGCTGGAACGGGCGGGCGGGACGGCGTGA
- the pgeF gene encoding peptidoglycan editing factor PgeF, translating to MSESTPSAPATGARIRRVVTTRAGGRSTGHFRSFNLSRSVGDDPGAVRLNRGRLVVELGLKGAVFLNQVHGTRVATVETPPRPDAPDIPNTDAVVTATPGLGLVVLAADCVPVLLGDPVAGVVGAAHAGRVGAAAGVVPAAVEAMEALGAQRDHIEVLLGPAVCGLCYEVPAAMRTEVDRQLPGSASRTRNGNPGLDLRAGLIRQLLGLGVTRIAGDPRCTMEDRNLYSHRREGKTGRLGGVVWLDRG from the coding sequence GTGAGCGAGTCAACCCCCTCCGCTCCGGCGACCGGGGCGCGCATCCGCCGGGTGGTCACCACCCGCGCGGGCGGGCGCTCGACAGGGCACTTCCGCTCCTTCAACCTGTCCCGCTCCGTCGGCGACGACCCCGGCGCGGTCCGGCTCAACCGGGGCCGGCTCGTCGTGGAGCTGGGGTTGAAGGGCGCCGTCTTCCTGAACCAGGTCCACGGCACCCGGGTCGCGACGGTCGAGACGCCGCCCCGCCCGGACGCGCCTGACATCCCCAACACCGACGCGGTCGTCACCGCGACGCCGGGCCTCGGGCTCGTCGTCCTCGCGGCGGACTGCGTGCCGGTCCTGCTCGGTGATCCGGTCGCCGGGGTCGTCGGCGCGGCCCACGCGGGACGGGTCGGGGCCGCCGCGGGCGTCGTGCCCGCCGCCGTCGAGGCGATGGAGGCGCTCGGCGCGCAGCGCGACCACATCGAGGTCCTCCTCGGCCCGGCCGTCTGCGGGCTCTGCTACGAGGTCCCGGCCGCGATGCGCACCGAGGTGGACCGGCAACTGCCCGGCAGCGCGTCCCGGACCCGCAACGGCAACCCCGGCCTCGACCTCCGGGCGGGCCTCATCCGTCAGCTCCTCGGGCTCGGCGTCACCAGGATCGCCGGGGACCCGCGCTGCACGATGGAGGACCGGAACCTCTACAGCCACCGCCGCGAGGGCAAGACCGGCCGCCTCGGCGGGGTCGTCTGGCTCGACCGCGGCTGA
- a CDS encoding cell division protein FtsQ/DivIB, with protein sequence MTRPVDRRSGSRGTPARSAAPAGRRKARDGARKGAEAASPTAAERAKRARVEKIARERAAAAALPASATSAAAVTAARIRLRRMTAALIAIVVLLGALAAGGWALLYRAGLADVEGVEVTGVLPAGVQQVTDAAAVETGVPLASVDTAAVAHRVAQLPDVASVEVSRNWPHTVGIAVTERVAVALAQTPKGLTLVDATGVPYRQAPAVPPALPRLTFGAVGPDDESTRSALAVLAALPEQLRAQVLTVGVTAGVNGEDPTVQLGLTEDRRVRWGTADDGARKSAVLVPLLTESGSVYDVASPELPTVQR encoded by the coding sequence GTGACCAGGCCCGTGGACCGGCGGTCGGGGTCCCGCGGGACGCCGGCGCGGTCCGCGGCCCCCGCCGGCCGGCGGAAGGCGCGGGACGGGGCCCGGAAGGGTGCCGAGGCCGCGTCGCCGACGGCGGCGGAACGGGCGAAACGGGCTCGCGTCGAGAAGATCGCGCGCGAGCGTGCGGCCGCCGCCGCCCTCCCGGCGTCGGCGACCTCCGCCGCGGCGGTGACCGCGGCCCGGATCCGGCTCCGCCGGATGACGGCCGCACTCATCGCGATCGTCGTGCTGCTCGGGGCCCTCGCCGCGGGCGGCTGGGCGCTGCTCTACCGGGCGGGGCTCGCGGACGTCGAGGGGGTCGAGGTCACGGGCGTCCTGCCCGCCGGCGTCCAGCAGGTCACGGACGCCGCCGCCGTCGAGACCGGGGTTCCGCTCGCGTCGGTGGACACCGCCGCCGTGGCGCACCGGGTGGCGCAGCTGCCGGACGTCGCGTCCGTGGAGGTCAGCCGGAACTGGCCGCACACCGTCGGGATCGCGGTCACCGAACGGGTGGCGGTCGCGCTGGCACAGACCCCGAAGGGCCTCACGCTCGTCGACGCCACCGGGGTCCCCTACCGCCAGGCCCCCGCCGTGCCGCCGGCGTTGCCGCGGCTCACCTTCGGCGCCGTGGGCCCGGACGACGAGTCCACCCGCTCCGCCCTCGCCGTGCTGGCCGCGCTGCCGGAACAGCTGCGCGCACAGGTCCTCACCGTGGGCGTCACGGCGGGGGTCAACGGGGAGGACCCGACCGTGCAGCTCGGGCTCACCGAGGACCGGCGGGTCAGGTGGGGCACGGCGGACGACGGGGCCCGCAAGTCCGCGGTCCTCGTGCCGTTGCTGACCGAGTCCGGGTCCGTCTACGACGTCGCCAGCCCCGAGCTGCCGACCGTCCAGCGCTGA
- a CDS encoding YggT family protein — MPTVVLFLVYYVLFFFWLLLVGRIVVELVRSFARQWAPAGHTAVALEVVFTVTDPPVKLLRRVIPVVRIGGVGLDLSIMVLLLVVFILMSIARPV, encoded by the coding sequence GTGCCGACCGTCGTGCTCTTCCTGGTCTATTACGTCCTCTTCTTCTTCTGGCTGCTGCTCGTGGGCCGGATCGTCGTCGAACTCGTGCGCTCGTTCGCGCGTCAGTGGGCGCCTGCCGGACACACCGCCGTGGCGCTCGAGGTCGTGTTCACCGTGACCGATCCTCCTGTCAAGTTGTTGCGGAGAGTGATTCCCGTCGTCCGCATCGGAGGCGTCGGACTGGACTTGTCGATTATGGTTCTACTGCTGGTGGTGTTCATACTGATGAGCATTGCCAGACCGGTGTGA